A window of Shewanella mesophila contains these coding sequences:
- a CDS encoding M23 family metallopeptidase: MSVTVFIQGRNGATRWQPGKRWLLLPVLLIAAGTGIYQQNAKQLEQQQTSVDNERVAREDQKHQLIELKGATESQLAMLVTHVARMQAKVARLEALGQQVAKDYKLEDQFDFSSEVGVGGLSELGSNIELDQLIQDMDRLVSRIDNNNVQLSLLETVTSNLHIDDERYISGRPIQKGWLSSPYGLRNDPFNGRRTMHKGIDFAGKEGTDVVATAGGVVTWSGNMFGYGELVEIDHGNGLRTRYGHNKSLSVAIGDVVAKGESIAKMGSTGRSTGPHVHYEVLRSGQQIDPKKYVYRKAG; encoded by the coding sequence ATGAGTGTAACAGTTTTTATTCAGGGTCGAAATGGTGCCACGCGCTGGCAACCAGGAAAGCGTTGGTTGTTACTCCCCGTCTTGCTAATTGCAGCAGGAACAGGGATTTATCAACAGAATGCAAAACAACTTGAGCAGCAACAAACGAGCGTGGATAACGAGCGTGTTGCGCGCGAAGATCAAAAGCATCAACTCATAGAGTTAAAAGGTGCTACCGAATCCCAATTGGCAATGTTGGTGACTCATGTCGCCCGTATGCAAGCGAAAGTGGCTCGTTTAGAGGCGCTTGGTCAGCAAGTTGCTAAAGATTACAAACTCGAAGATCAATTCGATTTCTCTTCTGAAGTCGGTGTTGGCGGCCTGAGTGAACTGGGCAGCAATATCGAACTCGATCAGCTTATTCAAGATATGGATAGGCTAGTGTCACGAATAGATAACAATAATGTTCAATTATCACTACTTGAAACAGTGACATCTAATCTCCATATAGATGATGAGCGTTATATATCGGGGCGTCCCATCCAGAAAGGTTGGTTATCTTCCCCCTATGGTTTACGTAATGATCCTTTTAACGGTAGAAGAACGATGCATAAAGGTATCGACTTTGCTGGGAAAGAGGGGACCGATGTTGTGGCTACCGCTGGTGGTGTCGTGACTTGGTCAGGCAATATGTTTGGATATGGCGAGTTGGTTGAAATTGATCATGGTAATGGTCTACGTACTCGTTATGGACACAATAAGTCTTTGTCGGTAGCTATAGGTGATGTGGTCGCAAAAGGCGAGAGTATTGCCAAAATGGGAAGCACAGGTCGTTCGACTGGTCCGCATGTGCATTACGAAGTTTTGCGTAGTGGACAGCAGATAGACCCAAAAAAATATGTCTACCGTAAGGCAGGTTAA
- a CDS encoding DUF721 domain-containing protein produces the protein MKKPPQDLSQLLHQQGQLPSIAEKAELLLHLDHYVKQVMTGPVTEHLKVANFRQGVLVIETTTAAWAARINFQKPKMLQQLQVETLPMLSAIEVKVNPGLNMYATKSKPAHNQISETAAAHIQALADHTEGSLGQKLKRLAALASRSRQS, from the coding sequence ATGAAAAAGCCCCCGCAGGATCTCAGTCAGCTACTACATCAGCAAGGTCAATTACCTTCCATTGCTGAAAAAGCAGAACTATTACTTCACTTGGATCACTATGTGAAACAGGTGATGACTGGTCCTGTCACGGAACATCTTAAAGTTGCCAATTTCCGTCAAGGTGTGCTCGTTATCGAAACCACCACTGCGGCATGGGCTGCACGAATTAACTTTCAAAAGCCCAAAATGTTACAACAGTTACAAGTCGAAACGCTTCCCATGCTGTCCGCTATTGAGGTTAAAGTCAACCCAGGCCTAAATATGTATGCAACAAAATCAAAGCCGGCTCACAACCAAATAAGCGAAACTGCAGCGGCCCATATACAGGCGCTTGCAGACCATACAGAAGGTTCTTTAGGACAAAAACTAAAACGGCTGGCTGCTTTAGCCAGCCGTTCAAGGCAATCCTAA
- the ftsZ gene encoding cell division protein FtsZ, giving the protein MFEIMDSHSDEAVIKVIGVGGGGGNAVEHMVKHNIEGVEFVATNTDAQALRKSAAGTTIQLGRDVTKGLGAGANPEIGRLAAEEDRENIRNAIKGSDMIFIAAGMGGGTGTGAAPVVAEIAREEGILTVAVVTKPFPFEGKKRMAYADQGIEMLAKHVDSLITIPNEKLLKVLGRGTSLLDAFAAANNVLLGAVQGIAELITRPGLINVDFADVKTVMSEMGNAMMGTGVASGEDRAEEAAEAAVASPLLEDIDLAGARGVLVNITAGMDMSIEEFETVGNHVKAYASDNATVVVGAVIDPEMSDELRVTVVATGIGAEKKPDIQLVSKPAPRQEPVAAQEVKIELPVDEAMPQAMGAGNVVPVAQPAAATAPKSDLDYLDIPAFLRKQAD; this is encoded by the coding sequence CATTCAGATGAGGCGGTGATTAAAGTCATCGGTGTTGGCGGTGGCGGCGGAAACGCCGTAGAACATATGGTAAAGCACAACATCGAAGGTGTTGAGTTTGTTGCCACAAATACAGATGCACAGGCGCTACGCAAGTCAGCGGCTGGCACAACCATTCAGTTAGGCCGAGATGTCACTAAAGGCCTTGGTGCTGGGGCTAACCCAGAGATCGGGCGTCTAGCGGCTGAAGAGGATAGAGAAAATATTCGTAATGCGATTAAAGGATCTGACATGATCTTTATTGCAGCGGGTATGGGCGGTGGTACGGGTACCGGCGCAGCACCAGTGGTGGCAGAAATTGCTCGTGAAGAGGGCATTCTAACCGTTGCTGTAGTGACTAAACCTTTTCCTTTCGAAGGCAAGAAGCGTATGGCCTATGCCGACCAAGGTATCGAAATGCTCGCTAAGCATGTCGACTCTTTGATCACTATTCCAAACGAGAAATTGCTAAAAGTATTAGGTCGCGGCACCTCTTTGCTCGACGCATTTGCAGCGGCAAATAATGTATTGCTAGGTGCGGTGCAAGGTATTGCCGAGCTAATTACTCGCCCAGGCCTTATCAACGTGGATTTCGCGGATGTGAAAACCGTGATGTCTGAGATGGGTAATGCCATGATGGGTACTGGCGTAGCAAGTGGTGAAGACCGTGCCGAAGAAGCCGCTGAAGCTGCTGTTGCAAGTCCGCTGCTCGAAGATATCGATCTAGCGGGTGCACGTGGTGTACTTGTTAACATCACTGCTGGCATGGATATGAGTATCGAAGAGTTTGAAACTGTCGGTAATCACGTTAAAGCTTATGCATCAGATAACGCAACAGTGGTAGTGGGCGCGGTTATCGATCCAGAAATGAGCGATGAGCTACGTGTGACTGTTGTTGCAACGGGTATTGGGGCAGAGAAAAAACCAGACATTCAGTTGGTATCTAAGCCTGCACCACGTCAAGAGCCAGTGGCTGCACAAGAAGTTAAAATCGAATTGCCAGTTGACGAAGCTATGCCACAAGCGATGGGCGCAGGTAATGTTGTACCTGTTGCACAACCTGCGGCAGCGACAGCGCCAAAGAGTGATCTTGATTATTTAGATATTCCAGCATTTTTGCGCAAGCAAGCTGACTAA
- the lpxC gene encoding UDP-3-O-acyl-N-acetylglucosamine deacetylase, with protein sequence MIFQRTVREMVKTTGVGLHSGNKVTLTIKPAPVNTGIVLVRTDLTPNVAIAAKADQVRETTMCTALVNDDGVRISTIEHLFAALAGLGIDNAVIEVDAPEIPIMDGSASPWVFLLQSVGIQEQAAAKKYLRIKRPVRVEDGDKWAELRPFKGFRVDFAIDFNHPEIARSQQHMVMDFSSSAFVRDISRARTFGFMRDIEYLRANNLALGGSMENAVVLDEYRVLNPDGLRYEDEFVKHKILDAFGDLYVAGHAIVGEFRAFKTGHALNNQLVRALLAEQGAWELVSFEKEEEAPVSFAVPTGATFA encoded by the coding sequence ATGATTTTTCAAAGAACTGTTAGAGAAATGGTTAAGACCACTGGTGTCGGATTGCATTCCGGTAACAAGGTGACTTTGACGATCAAACCCGCGCCAGTTAATACGGGGATCGTATTGGTTCGTACTGACTTAACCCCTAATGTTGCGATCGCAGCGAAAGCGGATCAAGTTCGTGAAACGACCATGTGTACGGCGCTTGTAAATGACGATGGTGTTCGTATTTCTACGATTGAACATCTATTTGCTGCTTTAGCGGGTTTAGGGATCGACAATGCAGTTATCGAAGTCGATGCGCCTGAAATTCCGATCATGGATGGCAGTGCTAGTCCATGGGTTTTCTTACTGCAATCAGTTGGCATTCAAGAGCAAGCGGCAGCAAAAAAATATCTAAGAATTAAGCGCCCTGTGCGTGTTGAAGATGGTGACAAGTGGGCAGAGTTACGTCCATTTAAAGGGTTTAGAGTCGATTTTGCTATCGATTTTAATCATCCTGAAATCGCCAGAAGTCAGCAGCATATGGTGATGGATTTTTCATCGTCTGCATTTGTTCGTGATATCAGTCGTGCAAGAACCTTTGGTTTTATGCGTGATATTGAATATCTACGAGCAAACAACCTAGCATTAGGTGGCAGTATGGAAAACGCCGTTGTGCTTGATGAATATCGCGTCCTCAACCCCGATGGTCTGCGTTATGAGGACGAGTTTGTTAAGCACAAAATTCTCGATGCGTTCGGTGATCTCTATGTTGCCGGTCATGCTATCGTCGGTGAATTCCGTGCGTTTAAGACTGGGCATGCGCTGAACAATCAGCTGGTTCGTGCCCTGTTAGCCGAGCAAGGTGCTTGGGAGTTAGTGAGTTTCGAGAAAGAAGAGGAGGCTCCAGTGAGCTTCGCAGTGCCTACCGGTGCCACTTTCGCCTAA